From Lasioglossum baleicum chromosome 2, iyLasBale1, whole genome shotgun sequence, a single genomic window includes:
- the LOC143216965 gene encoding THAP domain-containing protein 1 A-like, translated as MPRRCCVPNCKGNYDTTLKENNYISIFKFPKDEQLRKKWMAAIPHKNWTPTKYSAVCSLHFAETDIQRYQNIPSPNGVLENVLFRCPRLMENAIPSIFSNSPSKRVLPQRKDPIERRERIIENHENLVREFIDSDLISGFLNLINNYKEKLVISNHWSIKIIIRII; from the coding sequence ATGCCACGGCGTTGTTGTGTCCCCAATTGTAAGGGAAATTATGATACTACtcttaaagaaaataattatatttctatatttaaattcCCCAAAGATGAGCAATTGCGGAAAAAATGGATGGCTGCTATTCCCCATAAAAATTGGACACCGACAAAATATTCTGCAGTTTGTAGTCTGCATTTTGCAGAAACTGATATCCAAAGGTATCAGAATATTCCATCTCCTAACGGTGTACTGGAGAATGTTTTGTTCAGATGTCCAAGACTTATGGAAAATGCAATACCTTCCATTTTTTCCAATTCGCCATCAAAACGTGTGCTACCACAAAGAAAAGATCCTATAGAGCGCAGGGAAAGAATAATTGAAAACCATGAAAATTTAGTTAGAGAGTTTATTGATTCTGATCTAATTAGTGGTTTCTTAAATTTGataaacaattataaagaaaagcTTGTAATTTCGAACCATTGGAGTATCAAAATAATTATACGTATCATATGA
- the LOC143216971 gene encoding uncharacterized protein LOC143216971, with amino-acid sequence MYSNHCSEQPISGVWNHTALQIHSTLWTIPGSSKLCYQGTLAHTAVWRTAGLHTTEYELRTCRIGHKMDCAQNENSAVVYHRELCWVISLWLYFLVIFSIYA; translated from the coding sequence atgtactccaaccattgctccgagcagccaataagcggcgtctggaaccatactgccctccaaattcactccacgctctggactattcctggcagttccaaactgtgctatcagggtacTTTGGCGCACACGGCTGTTTGGCGCACAGCGGGATTGCACACCACAGAATACGAATTGCGCACATGTAGAATTGGACACAAAATGGATTGCGCACAGAACGAGAATTCAGCTGTTGTTTACCATCGTGAGTTGTGCTGGGTGATTAGTTTATGGTTATATTTCctagttatattttctatatatgcATAA